A region of Curvibacter sp. AEP1-3 DNA encodes the following proteins:
- a CDS encoding M48 family metalloprotease produces the protein MFRHYWLFWVAVSLIPNVIAGETDISKGLFAGYSIDIPVTAERRLGDRIVRDLYRDPDYIDDPVISDYLQAIWQPLMASARSRSEITPELDASFAWQLLQGRDRTVNAFALPGGYFGVHLGLIGIVSSRDELASVLAHELSHVTQRHIARLMSKQSEQTPWLVGAMILGALAASKNPGGANAVIVGGQAAAAQSQLNFSRDMEREADRTGFGVASDAGFSPQGFVSMFEKLQQSNRNNDSGNFPYLRSHPLTTERIADMKSRIPEGASTAPTGTLEHAMVSARARLLSNSSVEALRNWYSETEPGLLAKSTSSQKVASLYGATLAAIKLRDFSRALEYSNSLQTLVATDAPAKRQSRYLRAELFMAEGKPDAALSTLGFNAAPKTRADLLLWIPLKVATGQADVAADAAQLWLIDNPTDASMWQQLASARASQGRMVAAVRAEAEVNIAYFDYAAAVSRLKAAQSLYRSSSQNADHIEASIVDVRLRQVEQLLREQAVER, from the coding sequence ATGTTCCGGCATTACTGGCTCTTTTGGGTCGCTGTTTCACTTATTCCAAATGTGATAGCTGGCGAAACGGATATATCGAAGGGTTTATTCGCTGGTTATTCAATTGATATCCCAGTTACTGCAGAACGCCGTCTCGGTGACCGGATTGTTCGCGACCTTTACCGCGATCCTGACTACATCGACGACCCTGTCATTTCTGACTACCTCCAAGCAATCTGGCAACCTTTGATGGCGTCTGCCCGCAGTCGCTCCGAAATCACTCCAGAGCTTGATGCCTCATTCGCATGGCAGCTGCTTCAGGGCCGCGACAGGACGGTAAATGCCTTCGCCTTACCAGGCGGCTACTTCGGAGTGCATTTGGGTTTGATCGGCATCGTGTCTTCCCGGGACGAACTAGCCTCGGTGCTTGCGCATGAGCTCAGCCACGTCACCCAGCGGCACATCGCACGTTTGATGAGCAAGCAGTCAGAACAAACACCTTGGTTGGTGGGAGCAATGATCTTGGGTGCACTGGCGGCAAGCAAAAATCCCGGCGGTGCCAATGCGGTCATCGTGGGGGGGCAAGCCGCAGCAGCGCAATCTCAGCTCAATTTTTCTCGCGACATGGAGCGTGAGGCAGATCGCACCGGGTTCGGTGTTGCATCTGATGCGGGCTTCTCTCCTCAAGGCTTTGTGAGCATGTTCGAAAAGCTCCAGCAGAGCAACCGCAACAACGACTCCGGTAACTTTCCATATCTGCGCAGTCACCCTCTCACCACAGAACGAATCGCGGACATGAAGTCGCGTATTCCAGAGGGTGCTTCAACTGCTCCTACAGGCACGCTGGAGCACGCCATGGTGTCTGCACGGGCGCGGCTACTTTCGAACTCCTCAGTAGAAGCCTTGCGGAATTGGTATTCTGAAACCGAGCCTGGCTTGCTTGCAAAGTCGACGAGCTCGCAAAAAGTCGCTTCCCTTTACGGAGCCACGTTGGCCGCGATCAAATTGCGGGACTTTTCGAGGGCGCTCGAGTACTCCAATAGCTTGCAGACGCTTGTGGCGACCGACGCGCCAGCAAAACGTCAATCGCGGTACCTCCGGGCGGAGCTTTTCATGGCAGAGGGTAAGCCAGATGCGGCACTGAGCACCTTGGGATTCAATGCTGCCCCCAAAACACGAGCCGACTTGCTGCTCTGGATACCGCTAAAGGTCGCAACAGGACAAGCTGATGTTGCCGCCGACGCCGCACAGCTCTGGTTGATTGACAACCCTACAGACGCAAGTATGTGGCAACAGCTCGCCAGTGCCCGGGCTTCACAGGGCCGCATGGTTGCAGCTGTGCGTGCTGAAGCGGAAGTCAATATCGCGTATTTCGACTACGCAGCGGCAGTGAGCCGGTTGAAGGCTGCGCAATCGCTCTACAGATCAAGTTCCCAAAATGCTGACCACATCGAAGCCTCCATCGTCGACGTCCGCTTGCGCCAGGTGGAGCAATTACTTCGGGAACAGGCTGTCGAGCGCTGA